One window from the genome of Elaeis guineensis isolate ETL-2024a chromosome 5, EG11, whole genome shotgun sequence encodes:
- the LOC105045877 gene encoding protein LIGHT-DEPENDENT SHORT HYPOCOTYLS 5, with protein sequence MESAPGHSGVGEGSSSSPRREPTPASSQPPPAPAPAPPSRYESQKRRDWNTFLQYLRNHKPPLTLARCSGAHVIEFLRYLDQFGKTKVHNAGCTFFGQPNPPGPCACPLKQAWGSLDALIGRLRAAYEESGGRPEANPFAARAVRIYLREVRESQAKARGVPYEKKKRKRQPPAAAAGGGQATGAGESSASSSSSAAAAATTAASGSGSVGGKGSDAPPGGSPSS encoded by the coding sequence ATGGAGTCTGCCCCTGGCCATTCAGGTGTGGGTGagggctcctcctcctccccccggCGTGAGCCGACCCCAGCATCGAGTCAACCGCCTCCGGCACCAGCTCCGGCGCCGCCGAGCAGGTACGAATCGCAGAAGAGACGGGACTGGAACACGTTCCTGCAGTACCTGCGCAACCACAAGCCGCCGCTGACGCTGGCTCGCTGCAGCGGCGCCCACGTGATCGAATTCCTGCGGTACCTTGACCAGTTCGGGAAGACCAAGGTCCACAACGCCGGTTGCACCTTCTTCGGCCAACCCAACCCGCCGGGCCCCTGCGCTTGCCCTCTAAAGCAGGCCTGGGGCTCCCTCGACGCTCTCATAGGCCGCCTGCGAGCTGCCTACGAGGAGAGCGGCGGCCGCCCGGAGGCGAATCCCTTCGCCGCCCGCGCCGTCCGCATCTACCTCCGCGAGGTCCGGGAAAGCCAGGCCAAGGCTCGCGGCGTCCCCTACGAGAAGAAGAAGCGGAAGCGCCAGCCTCCCGCCGCGGCCGCCGGGGGCGGACAGGCTACTGGAGCAGGAGAGtcttctgcttcttcttcttcttccgccgccgccgccgccaccacCGCCGCTTCTGGGAGTGGTTCGGTGGGTGGAAAGGGATCCGATGCTCCGCCAGGTGGTTCTCCTTCTTCTTGA